In Molothrus aeneus isolate 106 chromosome 11, BPBGC_Maene_1.0, whole genome shotgun sequence, a genomic segment contains:
- the TPPP3 gene encoding tubulin polymerization-promoting protein family member 3, producing MAGNAEVASLEESFRKFAIYGDTKATGQEMNGKNWAKLCKDCKVTDGKSVTSTDVDIVFSKVKGKTARVINYEEFKKALEELAPKRFKDKSKEEAYEAICQLVAGKEPINVGVTKAKTVGAVERLTDTSKYTGSHKERFDESGKGKGKSGRENIVDTSGYVSAYKNAGTYDAKVKK from the exons ATGGCCGGGAATGCTGAGGTGGCATCCCTGGAGGAGAGCTTCCGCAAATTCGCCATCTACGGCGACACCAAGGCCACGGGGCAGGAGATGAACGGCAAGAACTGGGCCAAGCTGTGCAAGGACTGCAAAGTCACCGACGGCAAAAGCGTCACCAGCACCGACGTGGACATTGTCTTCTCCAAGGTGAA AGGGAAGACAGCCCGTGTCATCAACTACGAGGAGTTCAAGAAGGCGCTGGAGGAGCTGGCCCCCAAGAGGTTTAAGGACAAGAGCAAAGAGGAGGCCTATGAAGCCATCTGCCAGCtggtggcagggaaggagcccaTTAACGTGGGTGTCACG AAAGCCAAGACAGTGGGAGCCGTGGAGAGGCTGACGGACACCTCCAAGTACACGGGCTCCCACAAGGAGCGCTTCGACGAGAGCGGCAAGGGCAAGGGCAAGAGTGGCCGGGAGAACATCGTGGACACCAGCGGCTACGTCAGTGCCTACAAGAACGCAGGCACCTACGATGCCAAAGTCAAAAAGTAG